The genomic segment TTTTCTTTTCAAGGCTAAAGGCTGCATCGCGGATCCGCTCCAGCCAGGGTGCCCTGTCCGCATCATTCAGGGGGGAGCCGGAGGCCATCTTGAGGATATTTGCCTTGGGGTGCAGATCATCACCATCAATGAACTTAGCCCCCAGGCGCCGAGCCATCTTCTCACCAATCGTCGATTTACCGCTGCTGGAGACCCCCATCATGATGTAGCAGCCCCCTGATTGTTTTTTCTTCACTTTTTGACCTCCCTCTCAATTCTCAACATCACTCAGGTGTAATGCTTTTTATGGTAACACGTTACCGGTAACATGTTACCGGTAACTTTCGGGAGTGTGACAAATTACACAAGAATAACAAGGATAAACCATGTCTGAACTATCTCTGATAATGACTGCGGCTGGATCCATTCTGTTGCTGCTGTTTCTGGTGATGAAAGTAAGGTTACATGCCGTCGCCTCCCTGATCCTGGTTTCGATGATCGCTGGGATCCTCTCGGGAATGAGCCCGGCCGATATCGCCGGGACCATCCAAAAAGGGATGGGCGGCACCCTGGGATTTGTTGCCGTGGTCGTCGCGCTGGGCGCCATGTTTGGCAAAGTGATGGAGGTCACCGGAGCCCTGGACCAGATAGCCGATACCCTGCTCAGGCGCTGTGGCTCAAAGAGAGCCAACTGGGCCCTAACCCTGACCGGCTTTATCTGCGCCCTGCCACTCTTCTTTGATGTGGCCGTGGTGCTGCTGATCGGCATCGCCTTTGCGGTGGCCCGGGAAAACCATGGTAGCTTCATCAAGATGTGTATCGCCCTGCTGGCTGGGATCGCCACCTGCCAGGCTTTTCTGATCCCGGCGCCAGGGCCTATCCTGGTGGCATCACAACTGGGTGCTAACTTTGGAGATATGCTGCTGTTTGGGCTGCTGGCCTCGATTCCGGCGATGATCCTGGGGGGCCCCATCTTCGGCAGCATCATCTCCAAAATTGTTAAGATTGAGACCCCGGAACATGCCAGGGTGAATGAGCATGCCCGGGAGGGCCAGGGGGCTCCGACCTTCCGTCTGGCTCTTGGGCTGGTGGTACTGCCGCTTTTGATGATCGGAATGAAGACCATAGTGGCACGCTTTATCGATCCGGCCTCTGCACTCTATGACTGGCTAAGTTTTATCGGTCACCCCTTTACCGCCATCATGGTCTCCTGCCTGGCAGCCTTCTATCTGCTGGGGATCCGCCGGGGGATCAGTAATGACAGGATCATGGAGATCTGTAGCAGCGCTCTCCAACCCGCCGGAGTGATCATCCTGGTCACTGGTGCCGGCGGGGTATTTAAACAGGTCTTGGTGGACTCGGGTGTTGGCGCCGCACTGGGCCACATCCTGGCGGGCTCCGGGCTGCCGGTAGTGATCCTCGCCTTTGTGCTGGCCGCAGCGGTGCGGGTGATCCAGGGCTCGGCCACCGTTGCCATGCTGACCACCTGTGGCCTCATCATTCCGATGCTCGAGCCTCTGGGGCTTGGAGGCGCCCAGCTTGCTGCGATTACCATCGCCATTGGCGGAGGCGCCATTGTACTCTCCCATGTCAATGACTCGGGATTCTGGCTGGCCAATCGTTACCTTGGGATGACCGAGAAACAGACCCTGCAGACCTGGACCGTGATGGAAACCATCATAGGTGTCACAGGTGGGGTGGTCGCTCTTATCATCTCCTGGTTTTTATAAAGGATGATCCCGATCTCAGGTTGGCCGACCAAAGATGAACATGACATAGATCAACTTTACTTCACCTGAGCTGTGGTATAGGCTGCTCACTCCACAACCACTGGAGCAATCCATGATCTGTCACGACGATTACGAGCAGCAAGTTCTGGCCACTTTTGCTGATAAAGAGAGTGAAGAGTTGGCAACTGAAGCCCAGGACGAGGCGCCAGAGCAGGAATAATTCCGCTTTGAATTCAGGCGGGGTATCGGATCACCCCGCCTTTTTATTTCAGTGCTTAACCCTTAGCTAAACGCCCCAGCTCCTCAAAGGCCAAAGCGAAGCCAGCCGCATGCTTGTGGCCTCCCCCGCCAAACCGAACTGCGACTTTTGATACATCCACGCCCGTGGCCTTAGAGCGAAGGCTAAATTTCCGCCCCGACGGGGTATCCTGATAGATGACAGCGAATGCCTCCCCCTCGGCCAGCAGGTTCCCCGCCTCCGAGGCATAGAACCCGGGCGCATTGAGAACCGGAACCTCATAGCCTGCGATCACCTGGCGCAGGGTCGCTGTTTTAATCAGCTCCGCAATTTGCTTCATTTGAGCTCGGTAAATCGCCTTACCCTCGGCATAAAGCTCCCCCAGATCTGAGCTCATAAATTGATTCCACAGCTCCATCTCAAAGGGATAGGAAGAGAGCGCCGCCAGCACCTCACGGGTCCCTTCCATCTCAAAACGCCACAGATCCATATCCTGGATATGCCGAATTAATCGGGGAGGCTCAACTCCGGGGTGGAACCACTGCCAACAAAGCATGGATCCGCTCTTATCGAGATCGATCACTCCCTTAATCTCTCCGCTTTCCATGAGATCTTCCAGCTCGGCTTGGGCGGTTTTATGATGATCGATAAGCAGAACACTGTTCGCCTGGCGTACGATCTCCAGCATCCTTTCCCTCTTATAGGAAAAATCAACAATGATGAGATCCCGGCCAGTAAAATCAGGGATCTCCTCCTGATGAACCGCGGGGATAAGCTCTACCTTTCCCGCGAAGTGACTCCAGACAGCCCAGGCCGCTCCAAAGCCATCTGAGCAGTCGGCATGGTAGATACACAGCGGCTTTTTTAAGGGGCTTTTACTATTCAAGTTAACTGTCCTTTAGTCCTGTTGATGAGGCTGAGAGTGGTTGAGTTGAGAAGCGGGTGCAGGCTGGCTCATCTTGTAGGCCATAAACACAGAACCTATTGCAACCCCAATCGCCAGCACAGCCGCGATGGGGATGATGATCTTTTTCACACTGATATCCGTTACGTATTTGTTACATGCAAGCCAGCTTACTTTGGAACCCTAAGAGGTTGCAAGCCACAAACCAGCTCCGCCACCCGGATCTCTATCCTTCAGCGCTTTATATATCGTAATTGTAATAGAAGGGAGCTCTCTCTTTACTGGCAGTGACATAGGATGGCAGGGTGACTCCATCAAATAACTGGTCTACCTCGGCCTGAGATTGAGCCAGCAACGCTTTTTCAATCAGAGCCTTAGATAGATGGGGAGCAAAATTCTCAATAAAGTAAAAAATATGCTCAGAGTAGAGGTGCTCTTTTCTGAGAAGAATATAGCTGATGCTGGGCTTAAACAGACCAGTCACATCCAGCACCCGTAAGCTATTATCGGCTCCATCCATCGCCATGGAGGCCAGCACCCCAACCCCCATCCCAAGGCGAACATAGTTCTTGATGACATCAGAGTCTGCTGCGGTCAGTGCCAGATTGGGGGTTAATCCCTGGGCACGGAACGCCTCATCAAGTTTTGACTCTCCTCCTCCCCTCTGGGGATAGGTGATCAGAGGGTAAGCTGCAAGCTCGGTAAGAGTCGGTTTTTCAAGCTTGGTCAGGGGATGATCATGGGGAACAACCACCGAGCGCTGCCAGGAATAGCAGGGCAGCATCAGCAGATCATCATAGGGAGAACTCACCTCGTCGGCGATCCCAAAGTCACAATCACCACTGAGCACCGCCTCATGGATCTGGCTCTCCGCCCCTGGGTCATATGCAAAGAGATGTTGGGGTAACGAGTGGCAAATAGCTTAATCACATTGGGCAACAGGTAGTGGGTTTGAGTCGGGGTGGTGGCAATGCTCAGCTCACCCTGCTCCGGGTTTCGGTACTGATTTGCCAGGGTCTTGATCGCCTCGGCTTTTCTGAGCATATCTGCCGCATAGGTAATGATCTGCTGGCCGATGGGGGTCACCCCCAGCAGCTTCTTACCACTGCGCTCAAAGATGGTGATCCCAAGCTCATCCTCAAACAGGCGGATCTGCTTACTGATCCCGGGTTGGGAGGTAAAGAGCCGCTGGGCCGTTTGCGACAGGTTCATATTATTTTTTGAGACTTCGACGATATAGCGCAGCTGCTGTAGCTTCATGGATAACCCCTGCCTGACTGAGGCTTCATAGTAGACTGAGTCAGATCGCGATTGCAATCCGTTCTGCCGGGTCAAACCCTGTCAGGGTTTTGCGCCAGGATGAAATCTAAACCCTTTATCTTCATAATAACCAGCTTAATTTATCGGATTTATGCAAAGGGCAGGATCAGCCCATAAGAAATTACCTTCACGAATAGGCTCAAAACTCGATAGGATCATTGATAATGGATGGCTTTTTATATCAGGCTTTTATCTATTTAACTGCCGCTGTCATTGCAGTCCCCCTTGCCAAAAAACTGGGACTGGGCTCGGTATTAGGGTACCTGATCGCAGGAATATTCATTGGTCCCATCATAGGGCTGGTCGGCGCTGAAACCCAGAATTTAAAACACTTTGCTGAATTTGGCGTCGTCATGATGCTGTTTTTAGTCGGCCTGGAGCTTGAGCCCCAAAAATTATGGGCGATGCGTGGCAAACTACTTGGGCTGGGAGGATTACAGGTGGGCCTGACGACAGGCGCAATCACCCTCATCGGTATCTTGCTGGGCCTTTACTGGAGCATAGCGCTCACGCTAGGGCTCATCTTCTGTTTGTCCTCCACCGCCATCGTGCTGCAGACCCTGAACGAAAAGGGCCTGATGAAGACACAAGGCGGCGAGTCCACTTTTTCTGTGCTGCTGTTTCAGGATATCGCCGTCATCCCCATGCTCGCCCTGCTGCCGCTGTTGGCGATGCCCGCCCTGACGCACAGCAAAGCCCCGGAGCTATTACACCAGGTCCAATCAGGTGCTACGCATTTTTCTCTGACCCAGGGGCTACCTGGCTGGGCAGTGGCGCTGGTGATCATCGCGTCGGTCTCTTTGATTCTTTTTGCAAGCCAGTTTTTGATGCGCCCCCTGCTTCGTTATACGGCCCTGG from the Dongshaea marina genome contains:
- the gntU gene encoding gluconate transporter produces the protein MSELSLIMTAAGSILLLLFLVMKVRLHAVASLILVSMIAGILSGMSPADIAGTIQKGMGGTLGFVAVVVALGAMFGKVMEVTGALDQIADTLLRRCGSKRANWALTLTGFICALPLFFDVAVVLLIGIAFAVARENHGSFIKMCIALLAGIATCQAFLIPAPGPILVASQLGANFGDMLLFGLLASIPAMILGGPIFGSIISKIVKIETPEHARVNEHAREGQGAPTFRLALGLVVLPLLMIGMKTIVARFIDPASALYDWLSFIGHPFTAIMVSCLAAFYLLGIRRGISNDRIMEICSSALQPAGVIILVTGAGGVFKQVLVDSGVGAALGHILAGSGLPVVILAFVLAAAVRVIQGSATVAMLTTCGLIIPMLEPLGLGGAQLAAITIAIGGGAIVLSHVNDSGFWLANRYLGMTEKQTLQTWTVMETIIGVTGGVVALIISWFL
- a CDS encoding DHHA1 domain-containing protein, producing MNSKSPLKKPLCIYHADCSDGFGAAWAVWSHFAGKVELIPAVHQEEIPDFTGRDLIIVDFSYKRERMLEIVRQANSVLLIDHHKTAQAELEDLMESGEIKGVIDLDKSGSMLCWQWFHPGVEPPRLIRHIQDMDLWRFEMEGTREVLAALSSYPFEMELWNQFMSSDLGELYAEGKAIYRAQMKQIAELIKTATLRQVIAGYEVPVLNAPGFYASEAGNLLAEGEAFAVIYQDTPSGRKFSLRSKATGVDVSKVAVRFGGGGHKHAAGFALAFEELGRLAKG